From the Anguilla rostrata isolate EN2019 chromosome 12, ASM1855537v3, whole genome shotgun sequence genome, the window gaggcaggaatacaccctgtacAGTTTGCCCGCTGCAAATGAAACTAGGCACTACAGATTGATACCAAATCAATGTGTAATCTGCTTGGCAGATCAAGgggaaatatatgaataaaaatcaattattggctgatgaaaaaaaaatattctgaatcCTCCCTGAGGTTATGCCATTGTTGATGTTTGTAGAAATCTCTTTTTAGAGTCGACGCCCCTGAGAGATCACAACATTCAGAATTTTAGCCTGAGGCGAAGTGGGAAAAACCCAAACACAGGAGGAGTGAGATGAAAGTCATACAGTAAGATGGAAAAGGCCTGACTGCTGTGTAATGAAAAGGCAGGTAAACGGTAGGGAAAAAATATGGATGTGTGTAAATGCCTATATTGACAtatccatttttgtttcacagtacaaaaagcaaataaaaggaAACTGCGAAACACAATAATATCTATTGTCAGACAATCAAGTTAAACTAGTTTAATATTGAAACCAAAAACATGAATCTTGCTTTTCATTTGACGGAAGAATGCAGGTTTTCTTACGCATGCCTAAATGCAAGTCTGCAATGGCATCTGTCGCCCAATTCAATCCTAAAATTCCTAGATAAGAATTCTTTTCACAAAGATGTAACTTGGTAAGAAGCACAAAAAGTGTTACTGTTACTTCAGAACAAACACTTACTTTTCGTCTATATGAAGGCTGGGAGGACACTTGATTGCCAGCCATGTTTTCCACTGCTCGTGCCGTACTTTGTACACTTGTCCAAATCCGCCGGAGCCAATCTTCTCCCAGCTCCCAAACTCAGCGGCGTCGAAGGTTTTCAGCAACCCCATTGTCCCAGCGGACTTCTCCGGGCCCTCCATGAGCTTCTCAAATGAGGCTACTTTCCAAAACAGCCCCCCTTTCTCCGCGCACAGTTCACACACCTGCCGTCACTTGCGGTCctggtctttttttgtttgccttgcTTGGCGGTAAGTCCTGCCCCCTCGCCCAGGTAAACAAGGAGTGGCCTGATTGCAACATTTCCTGTGTCTGCCTTCCACTGGGAACGAAAAAAACCTACTGCAGACCGTAACACCTTAGCATTCCCCTGGGATTATTCATAGCAGCTCAATAACtggtatgttttaaaaaaaaaaatttaataggCTATATAATAGGCTGAATTGCAAGTAGAGTAATGTGAGATACTAGTGTGCCTCTGTATTTTCCAGTATATCTTTACACTGTAAATATTAAACCATTTAATCTGTGCACAGTGGgtaatattttactcattcctCACAATGACCGTGACCGTTAGCATGTTAACCCATTCATTACCAGCGCACATGCAATGCACTTCACTCACTTCCTTGTGGTCACCTTCGATGTTACAGATATACAATTCAAGCTAATCTGAGGTCACAACTGTGACAATTACTCCCTCATCACAATGGCAAACGTGGACTTAGAAGCAGCTATAAATTGAATAGTACGTTTTTTGCAACTCAAAATCACGATATAGAACTGCAAGGAATTTAGCTGGGAATAGGTCTCCCATTGTCTTAAACATAGCTGTGCGTGGAATTCTAAATTAGAATCAAAATGGTAGCTGCACAACCAAAGGACAAAAAATACAGGTACAATTAATACAGAAAGGAGGCAAGCAACCTTTTTATGATGACTCAGCAATCCCCACCTGCTTATTAGTTTTGGTTATATTCAGAAAATGGAAATAacaagaataaataattaaaaagcaatttattaacattttttaaaactttttacagATGtagtaagaaaaataaaataaaaataacttaaataaccAGTACTTTATTCGGTATGCTGAACTACCATTTTAATGACTGTCTCATGGATGTGAAACCTGTGGTGTTTTTCAAAGTATGCCTTCAATCTCAGAGACCTTTCCTGAATTaatcaacagaaaaaacaaatcaacattGAACATGTTAAATTAACCTCACAGACTTCTGAGCATTGTGTCAGTATTAAAGCAATTCATAGAACAAACTCTGACACCATAAAAGGGAAGTGAAATCACCACATGGCACCAAACTGGTGATATCGGCCACCATTAACATGAGAATAAACCTGAGAGCGTTCGAATACTGTCGTTTCGGCACGACGCGCAGCACGCGCGCCGAACAAAGCCGGTCCGAGAACCTGCAGGAACTGCTTCTGCACCAAACGGCACTcgcccaccctcaccctcccgcCTGTTACCGCACGCGGCACAGCCCAAGCTTAATTACAGCTCAACAACAAAAACGGGCTGTCAGAACACTCCCCGTGAAGATTTAACTGACGTTCTGAGGGCTTTAAATTAGCATGCGACTGTGTGAAAAAACCTGCCGGACTTACACCTCCAGTAGGAGTTCCCTGGACACGTGCAAAGTTCGAAATGCTGCAGTTAGCGGTTAATTCTGCAGGTGACAATAACTGCCACACTTTGACAAAGTCACAGGAACACTGAAGAACAAGCAGCTAGGCTAACATTGGGCTCAGCAGGTCACACACCACATCCATCCCTGCAACACTAGTGAGCACACTGCCAGGCTAACATTGGTCTGGACGGGTCACACCACATCCGTCCGTGCAAACACTAGTGCGCACACAGCTAGGCTAACATTGGTCTGGGCGGGTCACACCACATCCATCCCTGCAACATTAGTGAACACACTGCTAGGCTAACATTGGTCTGGGCGGGTCACACCACATCCATCCCTGCAACGCTAGTGAGCACACTGCTAGGCTAACACTGGGTTCAGAGGGTCACACCACATGCATCCCTGGAACGTTAGTGAGCACACTGCTAGGCTAACACTGGGCTCAGAGGGTCACACCACATCCATCCCTGGAACGCTAGTGAGCACACTGCTAGGCTAACATTGGCTCAGCGGGTCACACCACATCCATCCCCAGGCCCCTGGCCACCTCAGTAAGGGCCCGGACGGCTCCCGACGGGGCCCCTGGCAGCTCTGAGTCCTGCGAAGTGTCTCCGTCCCCCCCGAGCCCAGTGACTGTGCTCAGGTCGCAGTACGCGGACGAGCTGTCATTCTTGGGGTCCGGCGAAGCGCCGGCGAGCTCGGAGGAAGCAGGGccggaggagcaggaggatgaggaggaggaggaggaagaggacgaggagcagggggagggggcggcgtTCTGGCCGTTCCCTGGAGACGGGGCGAGGCGTTTGACCTGGCTGCCCGGGGCGGAGCTCGAACCCAGGGCCTTGCGCGGGGTGCGCTTCTTGGCCATGTTCTTCATGATCTCCTCGGTCACTTCCACCGTCTCGTACCGCACCATGTTCAGCCGCAGATACCCGTCCTCATCCTCTTTGTACCTGCGGGGGGAACACAGCACAACGATGTAGTAAAAGGCACacttacccattcacacactgataccTGGGGCACacttacccattcacacactgataccTGGGGCACacttacccattcacacactgacacctgGGGCACACTTACCCATTCACGCACTGATACCTGGGGCACacttacccattcacacactgataccTGGGGCAAactacccattcacacactgataccTGGGGCACactacccattcacacactgataccTGGGGCACactacccattcacacactgataccTGGGGCACactacccattcacacactgataccTGGGGCACactacccattcacacactgataccTGGGGCACacttacccattcacacactgataccTGGGGCACactacccattcacacactgataccTGGGGCACagtacccattcacacactgataccTGGGGCACactacccattcacacactgataccTGGGGCAAACTAACAGCAAAACGCAAGGTATAAACATTTAACCTACTATTGTTTGTACCCCCGTTTTCATTAACACACCCATACAGACTGTCAAAAGCAAGGGCACGTAAAAACAAATAGTACTTTTAGCAGGACATATTAGCGCTTGACAAGTGGATGGGTACATAAGCTGACAAGGATTACCTCATTCATTTTGGAAAAAggtataattttataaaatagcCCTAAAAACGTCTATTCAATAACCCTGCATTATGGAATACAGTTATGCATAACTGATTATGTTAtgagaaaatatattataaaatcaaatattttggTATTAAACCGAAGCAAATCCACTCAGTTTTCCACCAAACTTACAGCAAAGATGGATACACGCCATCACTcattaaaacactgttttaaagcACATCAGTGTTTTAAAAGACAATGCTAAGGTGGTGTGATAAGCCAAATCAATCATTATCAAATATTTCTTGAGTGTAGTAACAATTGTCTCTGATGAGGCATGCATCAGCTTTcttctcatctttttttctttcttttgttggtGCGAACCTCCAAACCTCAGAGGCCACATGAAAtgcatcaaagaaaaaaataaataaataatcacagcTCATCTTCTACACATTCACCCAATTAGCAGCAAGGCAGCTTCCATTTCACCATATGATGCATTTCTGTCTACCAGTAGGAAGCTCCGTAATGGGGCTTCTGACAGATAAACGCAGTGGAGAGGGCTAGCGGGGGCTAACAGGCCTAGCGCTGGCTAGCGGGGGCTAACAGGCCTAGCGCTGGCTAGCGGGGGCTAACAGGCCTAGCGCTGGCTAGCGGGGGCTAACAGGCCTAGCGCTGGCTAGCGGGGGCTAACAGGCCTAGCGCTGGCTAGCGGGGGCTAACGAGGCGGGCATCGCTCACGGCGCTCCCACCTGAAGCGGGAGTGTCCGGAGGGCCATTTGAGGTGGTGCTTCTTCCGCAGGTGGAGCGTGAGCGTGTAGCACCAGGAGAAGGTTTTGTCACAGAGGTGGCACTTGTATTTAGACACCATGTCACCCTTCAGAAGAAAACAGTGCCAATGTCAGTGATGTGCAAGCAAATGGATATGAAGGGGAGCTAGGGTTGTGCTGATCGACGATAGAACAAGGGATCGGCGATCTCTACTGactataaaaaatttaaaaaaattcttgggagtttcaagactaggcttgacatggtgttagatactatctagtctgtaggtaatcagagcgctaatttattcaggaaaatggcgagcattgttgggctgaacggcctgatctcgtcattatgttatgctatgttaaaaACCCTGAAGCCTCTATAATTACAGCATAATAACAGCATATTATAAAAAGCACAAATTTGACTGACTAGGCAAGGTAAGTATAACtgacaatatattttaaacagcaGGCTGGCactggtgtttgttttgtgagaGTTCTGGGTGTAATGTGTAATGGCGTTGTGtgtggcgccccctgcaggctgaCCTCGTGCACCCTCTTGTAGTGCTGGTTCATGGTGTGGGCCATGCGGGAGGAGTAGTCGCAGCCCTCCACGGTGCACTGGAAGGCGGCGCCCTCGTTATGGGTCTCCATGTGCTTCCGCAGGTCATGCTGGTTCTTAAAGCTGCAAAAGAAGTATCAATTTCAGCAAACGCGTGAAGGAAATGACATTTGGTGTAGAAAAACGAAAAATGACAAGAAAGTAAGTAGATTTTCACATCGTGCTGAAGAAGTCTACAAGCTGCAGCTGATGAGTACTGAGCTTTAAGCACTCTTGAGCTTTCTACTCTCAGGAAGAAACTGGAATTATACACACTGTACGGTAACTGTGGATGTAATAGTTAAGCCACAGTGGATTATCTGGTTTtgaacagacctgggtcaaatacgtatttgttttggattcaaatacttttctacacttgaCTGATCTTGTCTTGcatattggaaccaatgaaatactctcaaaaagtgcaaagcccgccttctggtcatattggcaggctcaattacaccaggaaagattaatagagcacagaaaagtatttgaatccaaaacgaaTTAGTATTTGACGCAGGTCTGGTTTAGAGCAGTCTGGGTTTGTGTCATCTGGGTTTGGGGAACCGAGGCTGGTCTCAGGCAGTGACCTGCTCTCGCAGAAGTCACAGGGGAAGGGGCGCTCGTCGCAGTGCCGGAACTTGATGTGCGTCTTCAGGGAGGCCAGGGAAGTGCAGGTCATGTCACACAGCGGGCACTTGATGTGGTTCACTGGAATACACAGAATAAAGGCATGCAGGCAGTTTCCCTCAACAGACAGCTGCTTATCCACGGAACATTCCTATTAATTGAACTAATTCAAATGAGTGTCACCCATTATGAGTTTACTCCATTACGTCTTCAacagaggtgtgggtggggttgagga encodes:
- the zgc:112083 gene encoding histone H4 transcription factor, with the protein product MAKKKNLSDLVVACEWASCTFKGRTMEELCDHMSLHLKDHIGDGDAMEELDDYACLWKGCEFLAMGSPGELVVHALFHIFHSKLKFIGAQLLRSHPELPSCTQDLHSNNLVPELSEKFVCQWEHCDSTFNNPEWFYRHVDMHAHCTEMQPLPDQQHALFCSWKGCDAFFKIKYRLREHLRTHTQERLVACPTCGCMFSSNTKFFDHIHRQAEPEESFVCEHCDKHFANERLLRGHVRQHVNHIKCPLCDMTCTSLASLKTHIKFRHCDERPFPCDFCESSFKNQHDLRKHMETHNEGAAFQCTVEGCDYSSRMAHTMNQHYKRVHEGDMVSKYKCHLCDKTFSWCYTLTLHLRKKHHLKWPSGHSRFRYKEDEDGYLRLNMVRYETVEVTEEIMKNMAKKRTPRKALGSSSAPGSQVKRLAPSPGNGQNAAPSPCSSSSSSSSSSSSCSSGPASSELAGASPDPKNDSSSAYCDLSTVTGLGGDGDTSQDSELPGAPSGAVRALTEVARGLGMDVV